The Neisseria sicca genome includes a window with the following:
- a CDS encoding LacI family DNA-binding transcriptional regulator: MATIYDVAAYAGVSPKTVSRVINGDAPVSDKTRAKVETAIAALGYIPSSAARVMRSNRSDLVGLITGAISRTGEYGGVHGLPDMFLIKGIQKKIREAGKTLMIADTDNRYEQIDPLVRTFMEHRAEGILYVTESHREIVLPEMPNRCPMVLVNCFDAVGTPSVLPDDERGQYDLVRNIIRRGHRRIAYITLQAGAEATRLRLAGYRRALDESNMVFDPDLVQTGITDFANDSEPLIAAVLKLLSLADPPTVICCGNDEMAVRVYGILRTRGVRVPEQVSVAGYDNHSAIAETLFPPLTSTELPYMRMGALAAEILFDIIETKEAVRLPVRVVGETIWRQSVTALK, from the coding sequence ATGGCTACAATTTATGATGTTGCTGCTTATGCGGGCGTCTCACCCAAAACGGTCAGCCGCGTCATCAACGGTGATGCGCCGGTCAGCGATAAAACCCGTGCAAAAGTCGAAACAGCGATTGCGGCTTTGGGTTATATCCCGTCTTCGGCGGCGCGGGTGATGCGGTCGAACCGCTCGGACTTGGTCGGACTGATTACCGGCGCCATCTCGCGCACGGGCGAATACGGCGGGGTACACGGGCTGCCGGATATGTTTTTAATCAAAGGCATCCAGAAGAAAATCCGCGAAGCGGGCAAAACGCTGATGATTGCGGATACGGACAACCGCTACGAGCAAATCGATCCTCTGGTCAGAACCTTTATGGAACACCGCGCGGAAGGCATTTTGTATGTAACCGAATCGCACCGCGAAATCGTCCTGCCCGAAATGCCCAACCGCTGCCCGATGGTTTTGGTCAACTGCTTCGACGCGGTAGGTACGCCGTCGGTGTTGCCGGACGACGAGCGCGGGCAATACGATTTGGTGCGCAACATCATCCGGCGCGGACACCGCCGTATCGCCTATATCACCTTGCAGGCGGGCGCAGAAGCGACACGGCTGCGTTTGGCGGGCTACCGCCGCGCTTTGGACGAATCGAACATGGTGTTCGATCCTGACTTGGTGCAAACCGGCATCACCGATTTCGCCAACGACAGCGAGCCTTTGATTGCGGCAGTGTTGAAATTATTATCGTTAGCCGACCCGCCGACGGTCATTTGCTGCGGCAACGATGAAATGGCAGTCCGCGTTTACGGCATTTTGAGGACGCGCGGCGTACGCGTTCCGGAGCAGGTATCGGTGGCAGGGTACGACAACCACAGCGCGATTGCCGAAACCCTGTTCCCGCCGCTGACCAGTACCGAGCTGCCCTATATGCGCATGGGCGCGCTGGCTGCGGAAATCCTGTTCGACATTATCGAGACCAAAGAAGCCGTCCGCCTGCCCGTTCGGGTTGTCGGAGAAACAATTTGGCGGCAGTCGGTTACGGCATTGAAGTAA